One segment of Trachemys scripta elegans isolate TJP31775 chromosome 1, CAS_Tse_1.0, whole genome shotgun sequence DNA contains the following:
- the LOC117886445 gene encoding putative olfactory receptor 52P1 produces MAASNLTPSGPSTFILMGIPGLEAAHGWISIPLSIFYLIGLLGNFMVLFIVGKEQTLHKPMYLLLCMLALTDIGISTSVMPKALCIFWFNLKGITVAGCLTQTFFLHGVSIMQSAVLVTMAFDRYVAICNPLRYTTILTNTRIAKLGLVGLIRAVLFMLPLPLLLSRQPFCANRIIPHTYCDHMAVAKMSCGDITVNRAYGLVMAFVVLGLDLMLVALSYSLIIRAVLRISSKTDYQKALNTCTAHICVMLMSCTLFFFSTLTHRFGQGIAPHIHIILANLYFLVPPMLNPIIYGVKTKELRDKVGKYTFRICLSGGH; encoded by the coding sequence ATGGCAGCTTCCAACCTCACCCCCTCTGGCCCTTCAACATTTATCCTAATGGGCATTCCTGGTCTGGAAGCTGCCCACGGCTGGATTTCCATCCCTTTGTCTATATTCTACCTTATCGGCCTGTTGGGAAATTTCATGGTTCTGTTTATTGTAGGCAAAGAGCAGACCCTGCACAAGCCGATGtacctgctgctctgcatgctggcgcTCACAGACATTGGCATATCTACCTCCGTCATGCCGAaggcactgtgtatattttggttcaatttgaaaggCATTACTGTGGCTGGCTGCCTCACCCAGACATTCTTCCTTCACGGAGTTTCTATTATGCAGTCAGCCGTCCTCGTGACAATGGCCTTCGATCGCTATGTCGCTATATGTAACCCCCTGAGATACACCACCATCCTCACCAACACACGAATAGCTAAGCTAGGGCTAGTGGGTTTGATAAGAGCTGTTCTCTTCATGCTGCCCCTACCCCTGCTCCTGAGCAGGCAGCCATTCTGTGCCAACCGCATTATCCCCCACACGTACTGCGACCACATGGCTGTGGCGAAGATGTCGTGTGGGGACATCACAGTCAACAGAGCCTATGGCTTGGTGATGGCATTTGTAGTCTTAGGGTTAGACCTGATGCTCGTTGCCCTGTCCTACAGTCTGATCATCAGGGCTGTCCTCAGAATCTCCTCAAAGACAGACTACCAGAAAGCCCtcaacacctgcacagcccacatTTGTGTCATGCTGATGTCTTGtactctcttcttcttttccaCTCTAACACACCGGTTTGGTCAGGGTATTGCGCCACACATTCACATCATCTTGGCCAACCTCTACTTCCTTGTTCCCCCCATGCTCAACCCTATCATTTATGGGGTCAAAACTAAAGAGCTTCGTGACAAAGTGGGCAAATACACCTTCAGAATATGCTTGTCAGGAGGCCACTGA